Proteins encoded within one genomic window of Argiope bruennichi chromosome 7, qqArgBrue1.1, whole genome shotgun sequence:
- the LOC129975161 gene encoding histone H4: protein MSGRGKGGKGLGKGGAKRHRKVLRDNIQGITKPAIRRLARRGGVKRISGLIYEETRGVLKVFLENVIRDAVTYTEHAKRKTVTAMDVVYALKRQGRTLYGFGG from the coding sequence ATGTCTGGTCGTGGTAAAGGAGGCAAGGGTCTTGGAAAGGGGGGTGCCAAAAGGCATCGTAAAGTTCTTCGTGATAACATCCAGGGTATTACAAAACCCGCAATCAGGCGTTTAGCTAGACGTGGCGGAGTCAAACGTATTTCAGGTTTGATTTACGAAGAGACTCGAGGTGTGCTCAAAGTTTTCTTGGAAAATGTCATTCGAGATGCTGTCACTTACACCGAGCATGCTAAAAGGAAAACTGTCACTGCTATGGATGTTGTGTATGCACTAAAGAGGCAAGGACGTACCTTGTACGGTTTCGGAGGTTAA